GGAGGTGCTCAGCCCCGACCAGGTGGATACGGTCTGCCGGTACGCCGACGTGCTGCAGGTAGGCGCCCGCAACATGCAGAACTACTCGCTCCTGAAGGGGCTCGGCCGCATCGACAAGCCCGTGCTGCTCAAGCGGGGCATCAGCGCCACGGTGGACGAACTCCTCCTGGCTGCCGAGTACATCCTCAAGGGCGGCAACCCGCGCGTGATCCTGTGCTGCCGCGGCATCCGCACCTTCGAGGACCACATGCGCTACACGCTCTCGCTGGGCACGGTCGCCCACCTGAAGGAGGTGACGCATCTGCCCGTGATCGTCGACCCGAGCCATCCCGCAGGGCGTCGCAGCCTGGTGGCGCCGATGGCGAAGGCGGCGGTGGCGTGCGGGGCCGACGGCCTGCTGATCGAGGTGCACCCCGCCCCGGAGACCGCGCCGGTGGACGGACGCCACACCCTGACCTGCGAGGGCTTCGAGACGCTGATGGGCGAGCTGCGCCTGGTAGCGGAGGCGGTGGGGCGGACGATGTGAGGCAGCCGAAGGCTGGGCCGAGGATCCCGTTAGCTCAGCAAGGCCATATTGTCCCGGTGTACGACCTCATCGTAGTGCTTGTACCCGAGTATCTTCTCGATGCGGCTGGTATGGCAGCCGCGGATTCGTTCGATCTCGTCGCGCGAGTAGTTGCAGAGGCCGCGGGCGATTTCGCCACCGGTGGGGCCCTTGATGCGCACAACGTCGCCGCGGGTGAACTCGCCTTCGACCGCCGTCACTCCGCTCGGCAGAAGGCTCTTGCCACGTGCGGCCAGCGCCGCCTGGGCGCCGGCGTCGACGTGGACGGTGCCCCGTGGCCGGCTCGTGAACCGAAGCCAGCGTTTGCGGCTGCTCAGCCGATCCGGCGCCGGCAGGAATAGCGTGCCGAGCCGTTCACCGCTCATCAGCCTTGGCAGCACGTCGGGCAACCGGCCGTCGGCGATGACGGCCGCTTCACCCGCTTCGGTCGTCACGCGGGCGGCCTCGATCTTGCTCCGCATCCCTCCGACGCCGAGAGCGGTCTTCTCGTCAAAAACCAGCCCCCGCACCCTGTCGTCGACGCGCTCGACGACCTCGAGCACGTCCGCCGGCCGGCCCGCCCCCGGTGGCTCAAGACACAGCCCCGGCGCGGAGGTGAGCAGCACCAGCAGCTCGGCGCGGATCAGATGCGTCAGGAGCGCCGCCAGCCGGTCGTTCTCCCCGAACTGGATCTCGGCCGTGCTGATCGTGTCGTTCTCATTGACCACCGGCACGCAGGGCAGCTCGAAGAGAGCGTGGATCGTATTGCAGGCGTTCAGATAGCGTTCGCGGCTGTCAAAGTCGTCGTGCGTGAGCAGGATCTGGGCTGCGTGGAGGCCGTGGCGGCGGAAATGGCGCTCATAGTGGGCCATCAGGACGCCCTGGCCGACGCTGGCGGCCGCCTGGCTCATCGGCAGCGTGGCCGGCCGTCTCTTCAGGCCCAGTTCCGCCATGCCGCAGCCGATGGCGCCGCTGGTCACCAGGGCGACCTGCCGGCCTTCTCGCATCAACGCTGCGATCTGGCCGGTCAATGAGGCAATGCGATCCTCACCCAGCGCCGTCCCCGGGCCGCCCAGAACGTTGGTCCCTACCTTGACGATGACACGGCGGGCCATGCAGACGTGCCTGCGTCTGAGTTCTGCGGGGTCGGACAAGGGGATGCCTCCTCTGCGCGGGCGAAAGGCGGTCAGTCTATGCCAAATCGACGCGGCCATTCAAGATTCGCAAGGGCCGCTCCGGAGGCTACTCGGGGTAGCGCAGGTGGAACTCCGGAGAGCCCGTCAGCGGCCAGAGCACGGCGAAATGGTGGAGCAGGTCGGCAAGCGCCAGGCCGGCGCCGACGATCATGAGCCCGCGGCCGAGACGCCCCGCGCGGCAGAAAAGCCCGGCAGTGAACAGCAGAACACCGATGTAGCCGTGGTGGATGCGCCAGCCGAACGTGAAGGCGGCCATCCAGCCGGTGCTCTCAGCGGCCGTCATATGGGCGGCGAAGCGAAGGAGACAGGTGAGTGCTTCGATCGCAAGGGCGAGCAGGACGCCGGCCCACAGCGCCTGACGAAGGGACAGACGGGAGAGCCATTCCGCTGCCTTGCTGAGCATATCCGGCTCCTCGGCGGATCGGACGCGAAACCACACGGCCAGGGCCGGCGCGCGCGGTAGTTGCATTACGGCGGGCCGGCGCGCTATAGTCTGGCCGATCGTCCGGTGCCGTATCTCCTGATTATACGCGAGACGGACGGACCGCCAAATGAGAAGCATGACGAAGTGGGGAGTCCTGGTCGCCGCCCTTTCGCTCTGCCCGGCAGGCTGCCTGACCCCGCGGCAGCAGGCGGAGCTGGATGTGTTCCCTCGGAACCGCGTCTTCCATCCCGGCGACGTGGCCCCGCTCGGTCCGGAGCGCAGCTCGTTCCTGGGGGAGTACGACAGCGGGGC
This sequence is a window from Candidatus Brocadiaceae bacterium. Protein-coding genes within it:
- the aroF gene encoding 3-deoxy-7-phosphoheptulonate synthase, with translation MIIVMQPTASEDEVQHVVERVEEAGLEVVRLRGEKRNVIAAIGDRRDLVTDRWLALPGVERVVPILSPYKLASREAAPGATPVRINGSVLGGRAVQVIAGPCAVEDYDCTLRIARCVKAAGAVGLRGGAYKPRTSPHSFQGLEEDGLKILHAVGQEVGLPIITEVLSPDQVDTVCRYADVLQVGARNMQNYSLLKGLGRIDKPVLLKRGISATVDELLLAAEYILKGGNPRVILCCRGIRTFEDHMRYTLSLGTVAHLKEVTHLPVIVDPSHPAGRRSLVAPMAKAAVACGADGLLIEVHPAPETAPVDGRHTLTCEGFETLMGELRLVAEAVGRTM
- the proB gene encoding glutamate 5-kinase, which encodes MARRVIVKVGTNVLGGPGTALGEDRIASLTGQIAALMREGRQVALVTSGAIGCGMAELGLKRRPATLPMSQAAASVGQGVLMAHYERHFRRHGLHAAQILLTHDDFDSRERYLNACNTIHALFELPCVPVVNENDTISTAEIQFGENDRLAALLTHLIRAELLVLLTSAPGLCLEPPGAGRPADVLEVVERVDDRVRGLVFDEKTALGVGGMRSKIEAARVTTEAGEAAVIADGRLPDVLPRLMSGERLGTLFLPAPDRLSSRKRWLRFTSRPRGTVHVDAGAQAALAARGKSLLPSGVTAVEGEFTRGDVVRIKGPTGGEIARGLCNYSRDEIERIRGCHTSRIEKILGYKHYDEVVHRDNMALLS